Proteins encoded by one window of Blastopirellula marina:
- the topA gene encoding type I DNA topoisomerase, with amino-acid sequence MAESGKSKKALVIVESPAKARTISKFLGKNYLVEASIGHVRDLPQGAKEIPQEYKDQEWAYLGVNVNDNFDPVYIVPTDKKQQVTKLKKLLKESDELYLATDEDREGEAISWHLQEILKPKVPVHRLVFHEITETAIAEALEHPRTIDDGMVRAQETRRILDRLYGYEVSPLLWRKIKPKLSAGRVQSVAVRLIVQRERDRMAFHSATYWDLVATFEVNGQSFDATLVEADGKRVPSSRDFDASTGKVNKEGLLLLDEAGAKDLLERIRSADFSVSNLENKPYTSKPAAPFTTSTLQQEANRKLGFTARRTMQVAQSLYENGYITYMRTDSTNLAQVAIDASRRLVESEYGKEYLPESPRVYASKVKNAQEAHEAIRPAGNEFRKPESLKGELNAEQFKLFEMIWKRTVACQMADARGHRISINIGGGQAVFYVSGKTIDFPGFLRAYVEGSDDPQAELADRETLLPAVEVGQKVDAKEFDPKSHTTQPPARFSEASLTRSLEEMGIGRPSTYASIIDTILRREYVFKKGNALVPTWTSFAVVGLLEAHLERLVDYDFTAKMEDDLDSISRGEADANDYLKKFYFGVENHGLKQVIEERIKDVDARSVNSIPLGAPEEGEYRDEVFVRVGRYGPYVEQGERRGSIPDELPPDEIDLAKAMEILEQAEKGEEPMGEHPETGKPIYLKTGRFGPYVQMGSSDDEEKPKNASLLKGMNAGDVNLETAIKLLSLPREVGLHPDDQKPIVAYNGRFGPYVKWNDETRSLPADISPIEIEMEKALELLAQPKTRGGRGAPKEPLKTLDKSPVTEEVIKVMDGRYGPYVTDGETNASLPKGASPDELTMEVALQLLAERAAKGGTKKKKAKKKTETKKAAPKKTAKKKTTKKKAATKKTAKKSTTKKAATKKTAKKAEESASDEAPF; translated from the coding sequence ATGGCGGAATCGGGTAAGAGCAAGAAGGCCTTGGTAATCGTCGAGTCCCCGGCCAAGGCTCGGACGATCTCAAAATTCCTCGGAAAGAATTACCTCGTCGAGGCTTCGATCGGCCACGTTCGCGATCTTCCCCAAGGTGCGAAGGAAATCCCGCAGGAATATAAGGACCAGGAGTGGGCCTACCTGGGGGTGAACGTCAACGACAACTTCGACCCGGTCTACATCGTGCCGACCGACAAGAAGCAACAAGTCACCAAGCTGAAGAAGCTGCTGAAGGAGTCGGACGAACTTTACCTCGCGACGGACGAAGACCGCGAAGGGGAAGCGATCAGCTGGCATTTACAGGAAATCTTGAAGCCGAAAGTCCCGGTCCATCGGCTCGTTTTCCACGAAATCACCGAAACGGCGATCGCCGAAGCCCTGGAACACCCCCGTACGATCGACGACGGCATGGTGCGTGCCCAGGAAACTCGCCGAATTCTAGACCGTTTATATGGTTACGAGGTTTCGCCCCTGTTGTGGCGGAAGATCAAGCCGAAACTGTCGGCCGGCCGCGTGCAAAGCGTGGCGGTGCGTCTGATCGTGCAGCGCGAACGAGACCGTATGGCGTTCCACTCGGCCACCTACTGGGACCTGGTCGCCACGTTCGAGGTCAACGGCCAGTCGTTTGACGCGACCCTGGTCGAAGCGGACGGCAAGCGTGTGCCATCCAGCCGCGACTTCGATGCTTCCACCGGTAAGGTCAACAAGGAAGGTCTGCTGCTGCTGGACGAAGCAGGGGCCAAAGACCTGCTCGAGCGGATTCGCAGTGCGGACTTCTCGGTCAGCAACCTCGAGAACAAGCCCTACACCAGCAAGCCGGCTGCTCCGTTTACGACCAGTACGCTGCAGCAGGAAGCCAACCGTAAGCTGGGCTTTACCGCTCGGCGAACGATGCAGGTCGCCCAGAGCCTGTACGAAAACGGTTACATTACTTACATGCGTACCGACTCGACCAACCTGGCCCAGGTAGCGATCGACGCTTCGCGTAGGCTGGTTGAAAGCGAGTACGGCAAAGAATACCTGCCGGAAAGCCCTCGCGTTTACGCTTCCAAGGTAAAGAACGCCCAGGAAGCTCACGAGGCGATTCGACCTGCCGGTAACGAATTCCGCAAGCCGGAATCGCTCAAAGGTGAACTCAACGCCGAACAGTTCAAGCTGTTCGAGATGATCTGGAAGCGAACGGTGGCCTGCCAGATGGCCGATGCCCGCGGACACCGCATTTCGATCAACATCGGTGGCGGTCAGGCCGTCTTCTACGTTAGTGGCAAGACGATCGATTTCCCTGGCTTTTTGCGAGCTTACGTCGAAGGATCGGACGATCCTCAAGCCGAACTGGCCGACCGCGAAACGTTGCTTCCTGCGGTGGAAGTCGGGCAGAAGGTCGATGCCAAAGAGTTCGACCCGAAGAGCCACACCACCCAGCCGCCTGCCCGGTTCAGCGAAGCTTCGCTGACGCGTAGTCTGGAAGAAATGGGGATTGGTCGTCCGAGTACGTACGCCTCGATTATCGATACGATTCTCCGTCGCGAATATGTTTTCAAGAAGGGGAATGCCCTGGTTCCCACGTGGACGTCGTTTGCCGTGGTGGGCTTGCTTGAAGCGCACCTTGAACGGCTGGTCGACTACGACTTCACCGCGAAGATGGAAGACGACCTCGACAGCATCAGCCGCGGCGAAGCAGATGCGAACGATTACCTCAAGAAGTTCTACTTCGGCGTGGAAAACCACGGCCTGAAGCAGGTCATCGAGGAACGCATTAAGGACGTCGATGCCCGTAGCGTGAACTCGATTCCGCTGGGCGCACCCGAAGAAGGTGAGTATCGCGACGAAGTCTTCGTGCGTGTCGGTCGCTATGGACCGTATGTCGAACAAGGAGAACGCCGCGGATCGATCCCTGATGAACTGCCTCCGGACGAGATCGACCTGGCCAAGGCCATGGAGATTCTCGAACAGGCCGAAAAAGGGGAAGAGCCGATGGGCGAGCACCCCGAAACAGGCAAGCCAATCTATCTGAAGACCGGCCGATTTGGCCCGTACGTGCAGATGGGGTCTTCGGACGACGAAGAGAAGCCGAAGAATGCTTCGCTGTTGAAGGGAATGAACGCCGGTGACGTGAACCTGGAAACGGCGATCAAGCTGCTTTCGTTGCCACGTGAAGTCGGCTTGCACCCCGACGATCAAAAGCCGATCGTCGCCTATAACGGGCGGTTCGGTCCTTACGTCAAGTGGAACGACGAAACTCGTTCGCTGCCGGCCGATATTTCTCCGATCGAAATCGAGATGGAAAAGGCCCTCGAACTGTTGGCTCAGCCGAAGACGCGGGGCGGTCGAGGGGCTCCGAAAGAGCCGCTTAAGACGCTCGACAAGTCGCCGGTGACCGAAGAAGTGATCAAGGTCATGGATGGTCGCTACGGCCCTTATGTGACCGATGGCGAAACGAACGCCTCGCTGCCGAAGGGGGCTTCGCCAGACGAGTTGACGATGGAGGTCGCCCTGCAACTTCTGGCCGAACGAGCCGCCAAGGGAGGCACCAAGAAAAAGAAGGCCAAGAAGAAGACGGAGACCAAGAAGGCTGCTCCCAAGAAAACGGCCAAAAAGAAGACGACCAAGAAAAAGGCCGCCACCAAGAAGACCGCGAAGAAGTCGACTACCAAGAAGGCAGCGACCAAAAAGACGGCCAAGAAAGCAGAAGAGTCGGCCAGCGACGAAGCCCCGTTCTAA
- the glgB gene encoding 1,4-alpha-glucan branching protein GlgB — protein sequence MHTIGSLGKITDIIDGCSDNPSRFLGPHPVEGSGNHKSAAVRAYLPGKEQAWLFHPGHGQSTPMKMIHPAGLFEVMCPMDGVTEKGQYQLRVDGGSGQMKTLHDPYAFPSYFTGFDLHLLGEGKHWNSYDKMGAHLRTVNGVSGVNFAVWAPNAKAVSVVGDFNDWDARSHQMNRIGSSGIWELFIPGMAAGEKYKYRVRQADRAVDKCDPYGFAAEMPPRTASVVADLTTHKWNDQAWMEQRANEDQLAKPMSVYEVHLGSWQRNLEEEHGWFNYRYLAHELVKYCKAQNHTHIELMPVSEHPFTGSWGYQTVGYYAITSRYGTPEDFMYFVDYCHQNGLAVILDWVPAHFPKDDHGLRRFDGSALYEHDDPRRGEHPDWGTLIFNYGRNEVRNFLVSNALFLFDKYHIDGLRVDAVASMLYLDYSREGDNWLPNEYGGRENLEAIGFLKEFNEQSHLQHPGVLTIAEESTAWGGVSRPTFDGGLGFSMKWNMGWMNDTLRYMRKDPIYRKHHHGELTFSLIYAFTENFVLPLSHDEVVHGKGALLDQMPGDMWQRFANLRLLYSYMWTHPGKKLIFMGDEIAQWNEWNLEAGLQWDLLEWESHQGMQKLISDLNAMLVHEPALHEVDFEGSGFDWIDCNDWQNSTISYVRKGKNPEDFVVVVCNFTPNSREDYRMGVPMPGVYKEVFNSDNARYAGSDVINTDEFHSDNIAWNGREQSIQFRLPPLATVVLKRVSQ from the coding sequence GTGCATACCATTGGTAGTTTGGGTAAGATAACGGATATTATTGACGGCTGTTCAGACAACCCGAGTCGTTTTCTGGGTCCTCACCCGGTCGAAGGCTCTGGCAATCATAAGTCCGCGGCGGTTCGTGCCTACCTGCCGGGAAAAGAACAAGCTTGGCTGTTCCACCCAGGACATGGTCAGAGCACGCCGATGAAGATGATTCACCCGGCGGGACTGTTTGAAGTGATGTGTCCCATGGACGGGGTTACGGAAAAAGGCCAGTATCAACTACGAGTCGACGGCGGAAGCGGCCAGATGAAAACATTGCACGACCCCTACGCATTTCCTTCGTACTTCACCGGTTTCGACCTTCACCTGTTGGGCGAAGGGAAGCATTGGAATTCGTACGACAAGATGGGTGCCCACCTGCGCACCGTCAACGGCGTGTCCGGCGTGAACTTCGCCGTTTGGGCCCCGAACGCGAAAGCCGTTTCGGTGGTTGGTGATTTCAACGACTGGGATGCCCGCAGCCATCAGATGAACCGCATCGGCAGCAGCGGCATCTGGGAACTCTTTATCCCTGGCATGGCCGCCGGCGAGAAATACAAGTACCGCGTTCGCCAGGCCGACCGTGCGGTCGACAAGTGCGATCCTTACGGCTTCGCCGCCGAAATGCCTCCACGCACCGCTTCGGTCGTGGCCGACCTGACGACCCACAAGTGGAACGACCAGGCCTGGATGGAGCAGCGTGCCAATGAAGATCAGTTGGCCAAGCCGATGTCGGTTTACGAAGTCCACCTGGGCAGCTGGCAGCGAAACCTGGAAGAAGAGCACGGCTGGTTCAACTACCGCTACCTGGCGCATGAACTAGTGAAGTACTGCAAGGCCCAGAACCACACGCACATCGAACTGATGCCCGTCTCCGAGCATCCGTTCACCGGTAGCTGGGGTTATCAAACGGTTGGTTACTACGCGATCACCAGCCGCTACGGTACGCCGGAAGACTTCATGTACTTCGTCGATTACTGCCACCAGAACGGCCTGGCAGTGATTCTGGACTGGGTGCCGGCTCACTTCCCGAAAGACGATCACGGTCTGCGTCGCTTCGACGGCTCGGCCTTGTACGAACACGACGATCCTCGCCGCGGCGAACACCCAGACTGGGGAACGTTGATCTTCAATTACGGCCGCAACGAAGTTCGCAACTTCCTGGTTTCCAACGCGTTGTTCCTGTTCGACAAGTACCACATCGACGGTCTTCGCGTCGACGCGGTGGCTTCGATGCTGTACCTCGATTACAGCCGCGAAGGGGACAACTGGCTGCCCAACGAATACGGCGGTCGCGAGAACCTGGAAGCGATCGGGTTCCTTAAGGAATTCAACGAACAGTCGCACCTGCAGCATCCTGGCGTGTTGACCATTGCCGAAGAATCGACCGCCTGGGGGGGCGTTTCCCGTCCGACGTTCGACGGCGGTTTGGGGTTCAGCATGAAGTGGAACATGGGGTGGATGAACGATACGCTTCGCTACATGCGAAAGGATCCGATCTACCGCAAGCATCACCACGGCGAACTGACGTTCAGCTTGATCTACGCGTTCACCGAGAACTTCGTCCTGCCGCTGTCGCACGATGAAGTGGTGCACGGCAAGGGGGCGCTGCTGGATCAGATGCCAGGCGACATGTGGCAACGCTTCGCGAACTTGCGACTGTTGTACTCGTACATGTGGACCCATCCCGGCAAGAAGTTGATCTTCATGGGGGATGAGATCGCCCAGTGGAACGAATGGAACCTGGAAGCAGGCCTGCAATGGGATCTGCTGGAATGGGAATCGCACCAGGGGATGCAGAAGCTGATTTCTGACCTGAACGCGATGCTGGTCCACGAGCCGGCCCTGCACGAGGTCGACTTCGAAGGAAGCGGCTTCGATTGGATCGACTGCAACGACTGGCAGAACAGCACGATTAGCTACGTCCGCAAAGGCAAGAACCCCGAAGACTTCGTCGTGGTGGTGTGTAATTTCACACCGAACTCGCGAGAAGACTACCGCATGGGCGTCCCCATGCCAGGCGTCTACAAGGAAGTGTTCAATTCGGACAACGCTCGATACGCCGGTAGCGACGTCATCAACACCGACGAATTCCATTCCGACAACATCGCCTGGAATGGCCGCGAGCAATCGATTCAGTTCCGCTTGCCACCTTTGGCAACCGTGGTGCTGAAACGCGTCTCGCAGTAG
- a CDS encoding RNase H family protein has protein sequence MRESTPQYLLATGSRSDIEGGRWQFILRSSDRRFEIAESDFEVNHFGDRVALLAVVRGLEAIPEPSRVILLTPSRYILNGIRHGLCAWEDQDFKIERLGRRVAVRNHDLWSRVAHAQQFHRISAKYCRSSLTESEVDQQWPARTSLVDDIQLALRSAQQEIDTKAALNSLATCA, from the coding sequence ATGAGAGAGAGTACTCCCCAATATCTCCTCGCGACCGGCTCACGAAGTGACATCGAAGGTGGACGTTGGCAATTCATTTTGCGGAGTTCGGACCGCAGGTTTGAGATTGCCGAGTCGGACTTTGAAGTGAATCACTTTGGCGACCGCGTGGCGCTTCTGGCTGTTGTGCGTGGCTTGGAAGCCATCCCGGAGCCGAGCCGAGTGATATTGCTGACCCCATCCCGATACATCCTCAATGGGATTCGCCACGGTCTGTGTGCCTGGGAAGACCAGGATTTCAAGATCGAGCGACTCGGCCGCCGTGTCGCCGTACGAAACCACGATCTCTGGTCGCGTGTGGCGCACGCCCAGCAGTTTCATCGTATTTCGGCCAAGTACTGCCGTTCTTCGCTCACCGAAAGCGAAGTCGACCAGCAGTGGCCGGCGAGAACTTCGCTGGTCGACGACATTCAACTGGCGCTGCGAAGTGCCCAGCAAGAGATCGACACGAAAGCCGCGCTAAATTCGTTGGCTACGTGTGCTTAG
- a CDS encoding acyl carrier protein, translating into MQDREVFEWLREKISQTRRIRVENVQMDSSLAEDLVPDSFELIELVCEIEKKFGFSINYDEFADIQSVGDVVEFIQDHSPAH; encoded by the coding sequence GTGCAAGATCGTGAAGTGTTCGAATGGTTGCGCGAAAAGATTTCGCAGACGCGTCGCATCCGCGTCGAAAACGTGCAGATGGATAGCTCGCTCGCGGAAGACCTGGTACCAGACTCGTTCGAGCTGATCGAACTGGTCTGCGAGATCGAAAAGAAATTCGGCTTCTCGATCAATTACGACGAGTTCGCCGACATCCAATCGGTGGGCGACGTTGTCGAGTTCATCCAAGATCACAGCCCAGCACACTAG
- a CDS encoding DJ-1/PfpI family protein, with protein sequence MAAKKILMLVGDFVEDYEVMVPFQMLLMVGHDVSAVCPDKKAGETVATAIHDFEGHQTYSEKPGHNFRLNATFAEIDAASFDALVIPGGRAPEYLRLNAKVLDIVRHFAEADKPIAAICHGPQILAAAGVLKGKSVCPYPACGPEVIIGGGESIPPNEKFDNAHVDGNLITGPAWPAHPAWIRSFLEVLGTKIEP encoded by the coding sequence ATGGCCGCCAAGAAGATTCTGATGCTCGTGGGCGACTTCGTGGAAGACTACGAAGTCATGGTTCCCTTCCAAATGCTGCTGATGGTCGGTCACGACGTCTCCGCCGTCTGCCCCGATAAGAAAGCGGGCGAAACGGTCGCAACCGCCATCCACGACTTCGAAGGCCATCAGACCTACAGCGAGAAGCCAGGGCACAACTTCCGCCTGAACGCCACCTTCGCCGAGATCGATGCCGCGTCGTTCGACGCCCTGGTCATCCCCGGCGGCCGGGCCCCCGAGTACCTACGACTCAACGCCAAGGTCCTCGACATCGTGCGACACTTCGCCGAAGCGGACAAACCAATCGCCGCCATCTGCCACGGCCCGCAAATCCTGGCCGCTGCCGGCGTGCTCAAAGGGAAGAGCGTATGCCCCTACCCTGCTTGCGGACCGGAAGTGATCATCGGCGGTGGCGAGAGCATCCCGCCCAACGAAAAGTTCGACAACGCCCACGTCGACGGCAACCTGATCACCGGCCCTGCCTGGCCAGCCCACCCCGCCTGGATCCGCAGCTTCCTGGAAGTCCTGGGCACGAAGATCGAACCGTAA
- a CDS encoding EVE domain-containing protein: MNKEKLLSTLCHHIAMQTIGPKEERSLKDDLFELANRIESRLVLPPELPGDSETAIPILRELYNDDVAKISLILSHFWPEEYLFIRVASLNRELFAGFEFFAEVEPLFDFSFSTLRKNAFDDYLVLNDALWEFGDLNFVEESGIRDRIHVLIYAILPWLFVETSDYSRYWICSTSRDVQSYDESVEWSGRKEMNVGDLVFMYQTAPAKAIQTLYVVDDWPIMDPWGAWDGIWVSLKKLAEIPPIEFSWMRTDEVLKDWSVIRQQFQGVKTEPVPHACYNELISKIPNSICQELDLTPEPVAHVAHSGEFATEAEFEEKIVDPLLRGWGLNFLRQYPLKCYFGTQKITGYVDYLIQYDGRPVAVVENKLRIVNDVQLAAAVNQARSYALMLGVQCFVVGAPEGLKLYQLKGTVEEVVSEWSLGSKSQEETFREKLLSCAGIKPT, encoded by the coding sequence ATGAACAAAGAGAAACTCTTATCTACGCTTTGTCACCATATCGCAATGCAGACGATTGGTCCAAAAGAAGAGCGGTCGTTGAAGGATGATTTGTTTGAACTTGCAAATCGTATCGAGAGTCGCTTGGTGCTTCCGCCTGAACTTCCTGGCGATTCAGAGACGGCCATTCCGATTCTTCGTGAGCTTTATAACGATGACGTCGCGAAGATCTCGTTGATCCTTAGTCACTTTTGGCCGGAAGAGTATCTATTCATCCGGGTTGCTTCACTCAATCGCGAGTTGTTCGCTGGTTTCGAGTTTTTTGCGGAAGTCGAACCGCTATTCGACTTTTCATTCTCTACATTGCGTAAGAATGCCTTTGATGACTATTTGGTATTAAACGATGCATTGTGGGAGTTTGGTGACCTGAACTTTGTTGAAGAAAGTGGTATTCGAGATCGCATTCACGTTCTGATTTACGCCATATTGCCTTGGCTATTCGTGGAAACCAGCGATTACAGTCGATACTGGATTTGTAGTACGTCACGTGACGTTCAGTCTTATGACGAAAGTGTTGAATGGTCAGGCCGAAAGGAAATGAACGTAGGTGATTTGGTATTCATGTACCAAACAGCCCCCGCCAAGGCGATTCAAACACTCTACGTGGTTGACGATTGGCCAATCATGGATCCATGGGGTGCCTGGGATGGTATTTGGGTCTCTTTGAAGAAGCTCGCTGAAATTCCACCGATTGAGTTTTCGTGGATGCGAACCGATGAGGTTCTGAAGGACTGGTCGGTAATTCGTCAGCAGTTTCAAGGAGTGAAGACCGAGCCCGTACCTCACGCTTGCTACAACGAACTGATTTCGAAAATCCCTAATAGTATTTGCCAAGAACTCGATCTCACGCCGGAACCGGTTGCACACGTTGCTCACTCTGGCGAATTTGCGACCGAAGCGGAGTTCGAAGAGAAGATTGTTGATCCACTGCTTCGTGGATGGGGCCTGAATTTCCTGCGACAGTATCCTCTTAAATGCTATTTCGGCACGCAGAAGATAACCGGTTACGTGGATTACCTGATTCAGTATGATGGTCGGCCTGTGGCGGTCGTCGAGAACAAGCTGCGAATTGTGAATGATGTGCAGCTCGCCGCTGCAGTGAATCAAGCTCGTTCCTATGCGTTAATGCTGGGGGTACAGTGCTTTGTCGTTGGTGCCCCTGAGGGACTCAAGTTGTACCAGCTGAAGGGAACGGTCGAAGAAGTCGTATCTGAGTGGTCCCTTGGTAGTAAATCTCAGGAAGAAACATTTCGTGAGAAGCTGCTGTCGTGTGCAGGTATTAAACCCACGTGA
- a CDS encoding suppressor of fused domain protein, producing MHFDSLHDHVKGHLAEYFAGHPIELFTWELGPIVETLPEFQVARIAPGPKCSLWTYVSIGASEIEHADVGRHEFLLTTPFETPRAVELLAMVSHRHVSDPLGSWHILPIGEPWLEDATCDVFFFSPPYPFGRALEICNLVDDHLHILWMLPITQTEREFAKAEGAEALEVKFEEAELEYWRIDRPSVV from the coding sequence ATGCATTTTGATTCGCTCCACGACCATGTTAAAGGCCATCTCGCAGAGTACTTCGCCGGGCATCCGATCGAACTCTTCACGTGGGAACTGGGGCCGATTGTCGAGACGCTTCCGGAGTTTCAAGTTGCCCGCATTGCTCCAGGACCGAAGTGTTCGCTTTGGACGTATGTTTCCATCGGTGCGTCGGAAATCGAGCATGCCGATGTCGGTCGGCACGAGTTCTTGTTGACCACTCCGTTCGAAACACCGCGGGCGGTAGAACTTCTGGCGATGGTATCGCATCGGCATGTTTCCGATCCATTAGGATCTTGGCACATACTACCAATCGGAGAGCCGTGGCTGGAGGACGCAACGTGCGACGTGTTCTTCTTCTCGCCCCCTTATCCGTTTGGCAGGGCACTGGAAATCTGTAACCTCGTGGATGATCACCTGCACATTCTTTGGATGCTGCCGATCACCCAGACAGAGCGAGAATTCGCCAAGGCAGAAGGTGCCGAAGCCCTGGAGGTCAAGTTTGAAGAAGCGGAACTCGAGTACTGGCGAATCGATCGCCCCTCGGTTGTCTGA